A portion of the Trachemys scripta elegans isolate TJP31775 chromosome 11, CAS_Tse_1.0, whole genome shotgun sequence genome contains these proteins:
- the LOC117885051 gene encoding caspase-10-like, whose amino-acid sequence MGDDIKFRQQLLVIDENLGTEEVEALKFLCSDLLSFKKLEAVESAQDIFQLLMAKDLLNKEDTFILAELLYRIRCHFLLQKLGYTKETVQENLPWKGKVSRYRQMLYELSEDITSEDLKRAMFLLRDQLPKKLTNMSSLELLTFLEKQDHLAQNNLQILEKICMDISPDLLKTVNKYKMERAQQESSLPVKETASFSHHISEGLFHSGGDVRLLTSSQETPIKSLGSNIYDSVSLREHAGSVHLIAARQDDKAVNVMQGISELSQEQPARISNPESKTEKLKTYKMDGPHRGYCLIINNFSFTGTLQNRRGSDKDAEMLAQVFTWLGLDVKTYTDKTSVEIKNLMQEWRSSKDHRDRDCFVCCILSHGESGLVYGIDEQEVTIRTIMSYFTARQCPQLAEKPKLFFIQACQGKEIQQAVYIEADAQNPDLLPIQQLVPPSESIPEEADFLLGMATVGGYASFRHVEHGTWYIQALCNKLQLLVPRGEDILSILTEVNEDVSKRADNLGKKKQMPQPAYTLRKKLIFPVPRSPPPSQQQ is encoded by the exons ATGGGTGATGACATAAAGTTTCGCCAGCAGCTTCTAGTCATCGATGAAAACCTGGGAACTGAAGAAGTGGAGGCCCTGAAATTTCTCTGTAGTGACTTGCTCTCCTTCAAAAAGCTGGAAGCTGTAGAATCAGCTCAGGACATCTTCCAGCTCCTCATGGCTAAGGATTTGCTGAATAAGGAAGATACTTTCATACTAGCTGAGCTTTTGTACAGGATTAGGTGTCACTTCCTGCTCCAGAAACTTGGCTACACCAAGGAAACCGTGCAAGAAAATCTACCCTGGAAAGGGAAGGTATCTCGGTACAG GCAGATGCTGTATGAACTGTCAGAGGACATCACCAGTGAGGATTTAAAAAGAGCCATGTTCCTCTTGAGGGACCAGCTCCCAAAGAAGCTGACAAATATG TCCAGTCTAGAGCTGCTGACCTTTCTGGAAAAACAAGACCATTTAGCACAGAACAACCTGCAAATACTGGAGAAAATCTGTATGGACATTTCACCTGATCTCCTGAAAACagtaaacaaatacaaaatggaaagag CTCAGCAGGAAAGCAGTCTGCCAGTCAAAGAAACTGCATCATTTTCCCATCACATCTCTGAAGGACTGTTTCATTCTGGAGGTGATGTCAGGCTATTGACTTCCTCACAG GAGACCCCTATCAAATCTCTGGGTTCTAATATTTATG ACTCTGTGAGCCTGCGGGAACATGCTGGGAGTGTGCATCTCATAGCTGCCAGACAAG atgacaaaGCAGTAAATGTTATGCAAGGCATCTCTGAACTAAGCCAGGAACAACCTGCGAGAATCAGCAACCCAGAAAGCAAAACAGAG AAGCTGAAGACCTATAAAATGGATGGGCCACACAGAGGCTATTGCctcattattaataattttagcTTTACTGGGACTCTTCAGAACAGGAGAGGATCTGATAAAGATGCTG aGATGTTGGCGCAAGTGTTTACATGGCTTGGTCTGGATGTGAAGACTTATACTGATAAGACATCAGTAGAAATAAAAAATCTCATGCAGGAATGGCGGTCTTCGAAAGATCACAGAGACAGGGACTGCTTTGTGTGCTGTATTCTATCTCACGGAGAGTCGGGATTGGTCTATGGGATAGATGAACAAGAAGTAACAATCCGCACTATCATGTCCTACTTCACAGCCAGACAATGCCCACAGCTGGCTGAAAAACCCAAACTCTTTTTTATCCAGGCATGTCAAGGCAAAGAGATACAACAGGCTGTCTACATTGAAGCAGATGCACAGAATCCTGACTTGCTTCCCATACAGCAACTAGTCCCCCCTTCCGAAAGCATTCCGGAAGAAGCTGATTTCCTCCTTGGCATGGCCACAGTGGGTGGTTATGCATCTTTCCGCCACGTAGAGCATGGTACTTGGTACATTCAAGCCCTCTGCAATAAGTTACAGCTCTTGGTACCAAG AGGTGAAGACATCTTGTCaattcttactgaagtcaatgaagatgTGAGCAAACGTGCAGACAACTTGGGGAAAAAGAAACAGATGCCCCAGCCAGCCTACACCTTGAGGAAGAAACTGATATTCCCAGTGCCTAGAAGTCCACCCCCATCACAGCAGCAATag